One Pantoea trifolii DNA segment encodes these proteins:
- a CDS encoding nucleoside recognition domain-containing protein, translating into MNIIDIIMSAGKASVDVALYTLIPIMVVMLFIMKYLEVKGLLDFVVRHATPLLKPFGITGLAFFAMIQLNFVSFAAPLAALAIMEKRGTSDRHMAATLAMLFAMGQASTFYPLIPAGLHWSTALIISICGGVVAAAATYHLFGRKLSDAALLNEDEAVTSSENKMGLIGIINSAGSDAIRLALGSLPMLIISLSVVGILKEAGGIEMLTRLVSPLLDKLNISEVYILPALTKCLAGGTAYYGVVAGLVEKGLYSAHNINASAGLLIQTFDLPGIGIYLGLSSRFPRLFRFAVPGIMLGIALRAMVHAILF; encoded by the coding sequence ATGAATATTATCGATATCATTATGTCCGCAGGCAAAGCCTCGGTAGACGTGGCCCTCTACACGTTGATTCCGATTATGGTGGTGATGTTATTCATCATGAAATATCTGGAGGTCAAAGGTCTACTGGATTTTGTTGTGCGTCATGCCACGCCGTTATTAAAACCTTTCGGTATTACCGGGCTGGCATTTTTTGCCATGATTCAGCTTAATTTCGTCAGCTTTGCGGCCCCGCTGGCGGCGCTCGCCATTATGGAAAAGCGCGGTACGTCCGATCGTCATATGGCGGCCACGCTGGCGATGCTGTTTGCCATGGGCCAGGCCAGCACCTTTTATCCGCTGATTCCGGCGGGATTACACTGGAGCACGGCGCTAATTATTTCGATCTGCGGCGGCGTAGTAGCGGCGGCGGCAACTTATCACCTGTTTGGCCGCAAACTCTCTGATGCAGCGCTATTAAATGAAGATGAAGCCGTCACCAGCAGCGAAAATAAAATGGGGCTGATTGGCATCATTAATAGCGCCGGATCCGATGCGATTCGTCTGGCGCTGGGTTCGCTGCCGATGCTGATTATCTCGTTATCGGTGGTCGGCATTTTGAAGGAAGCAGGCGGGATTGAAATGCTGACGCGTCTGGTGTCGCCGCTGCTGGATAAGCTGAATATTTCCGAAGTCTATATTCTTCCGGCGCTGACTAAATGTCTGGCAGGCGGCACCGCCTATTACGGCGTGGTGGCAGGATTGGTGGAGAAAGGCTTATACAGCGCGCACAACATCAACGCGTCGGCGGGATTGCTGATTCAAACCTTCGATCTGCCCGGCATCGGGATCTACCTTGGCCTGTCGAGCCGATTCCCGCGCCTGTTCCGCTTTGCCGTGCCCGGCATCATGCTCGGTATTGCGCTGCGAGCGATGGTGCACGCCATCCTGTTCTGA